The window ACAGAGACATATGTACCACCAGatgttaaaagataaaaaagtgtaccataaaataaaaagaggtAGGACATATGTATGTGCGTGTATAAAGGatcaaaatgaaaagaaattaatggaACAGTTATATCATTGGactttgatattatatatgtttctcCACATAACTTATGAACGTTTTTAAGGAgagtatgtataaaatattaaacattgatttttaCCATTATtcgtacattttatattttgtacatgtTCTTTGCTTTAATATGACGTTTcagcaattattttatttacagctGTATAAGTCAGATCTTCAAGTTGCGAGAAATATACGAAAGTTGAATcgatactaaaaaattattaggctttataacaaataatgtcTCTTTGAGCATTGTGATGTTaagaacgtttttttttttatcatacacTTGGCCCGTGACTAATAAAAGCCTTAATGCCTGATGACCAGGCCAAggcacatttttttttagcagCCAACTTAGTAAATTCGCGCAGAGATTCTCACAGGCAATATCGCATATTTTGCCAGTTGCGCAGCTAAAAAGTATTTGGTCTTTGATGCGTTGATTGTATTCGTTTATATCCTGTAAAACAGTAAAAGAGTATTTAAGAATTCATTATCTTAACATTTCTCATTGTGTAATGATCGAAAAATTAGTTCGTACTTGTATTAGATTACCATCTGGTCCTGAATATtacaatttgcaaaataatgcaACACTGTACATAACAATCACGAGGCTTTGCTTTGGAGTTGGGCGGTCAACGCAGCAGTTTCTTGCTTCATCTGTTTCAAATCGGCAGTTATCCTTTCCAGATTAGCGCCGACGTTCTTGGCGGACTCGGAATCGATCTAGACAAACGTTAGATTGAATGCTTGTTTTCTGCGTTACATAtactaacataaaaaatttggagCACTctagtttttacataaaaatataatttatgaatataattattttgttgaaaatatttattttttcaacataCACTATTGGggtaaaatttatgattaaaacaatataaactcTCATACATTTACGacattaatcaataaaattaaataaactttccAAATTTAAGGATGCTCTAAACTTTTGAGCAGTaactctattttttaaattctgctATCGTCGACATCTTACCTGTTCTTCCAAATCTCTAATCTCTCGTATTGTCGCGCCCGTTTCCTCGACCAAGCTCACGAGTTCACTGCAGTCTGAATGTAACGTTGCTAATAATTTGTAAGCTTTTCGTGAAGCCTCGTTCGTTCTCGCATCTCTAAATATCAATTCGTCTACGACAGTGAAGGATCTCTCCAGTCTCCCGTTAAGCGTATTGATTTCCTTCTGAATCTCACGAGTGTCCGCCAGAACCTTGCTTATCTCGTCTCTTTGTTTCctgacattatttattatttctaaaattcgtTGAGTGTACGCGGATCTGTTGACTTCCTTCGGAAGTTTCTGAACTTCCGCGACCAATTGTGAATATTGCTGATCCTTATTCCGACATTCCTCCTGAagttccttttctctctcttttaacaattttatctcGTCTAGCTTCTTTTGGCTCGCATtctatgtaaaaatgtaatcgtttatgaaatataaatagcatttttttgttttactccAAAATTGTATATACTTACTGCTTTTGTGGAAtgcttctctctttcttgcctatatttcataattaaaggTACTCTATGCTTTTCCCACTGATTtgctaaattaattaatttgcttgTACTAGCCTCAATTGCAGATTctaatttctttacattttctgGCCCATCTTGAAGCAGCTCGTACGCTTTtgccttaatttttttttgttcctcACTAATTCTCAATTCCTTCTCTTCGTTTTGACCAGTTATCATCGCTTGTGCTAATCTAGTAGTCAACTTTTTAATCTCATTTTGCAATTCCTCTATATTTATTCTAAGACTTTCGCATtctgtttttatcttttccgTTTCAATTTGCTGTTTTGCTTCATTTCTTAATGTTTCTTGATCTGGAAGCACTGGATGCACTGCAGATTCTGGCTTCACCTGAGATTCCTGAAAGTTTAACAATCACAtggaatatgtaatatatattcagttatataataaaaaagtacatatatataacataagaTGTATTTTGTATGTTTACCGTTGAAGTTTGTGTTTTGTTCTCTGCCGAGAACTTGCTAAACtctttaacaatattatgcaTATTAGAATAAGCAGTTTTTTCAGACTGTTGGTTGTTGAGCCAATTTATACGCTCCATAACATCTATTGAGGAAGTATTGAGCGTTTTTGCATTATACGATATCATTGAGGGTAAAAAGCATGAAATGTCGTGCATTTGTTCAGGCACTGATTGCAAATAGCGCGTATAGTAATCCTTGTAATCTGTAATAATGATAGCCGTGTCAACATTCAACATTGCTTTTTGATGCAAGAACTAATCCAACTTGTTTTTACATTACCATCCTCCACATTTGCTATTGGTACTTCGATATTTACAGGCGCATATGGAACACTTGCTCTTCCTCTATTTCTGAATCCCTTCTTGTGACAATAGTGTGGTAACCATGATGCAGA of the Monomorium pharaonis isolate MP-MQ-018 chromosome 11, ASM1337386v2, whole genome shotgun sequence genome contains:
- the LOC105829469 gene encoding coiled-coil domain-containing protein 22 homolog translates to MEEIDNIIIHSLRQIGCDIEESITNLSGFNTELVVEATVRCLEAIRPGLGLTTVLPVNMAARFRLGATLAQTCTELGYRGDIGYQTFLYNSEADLRRVFMFLIEKLPKESEKTINESISEVALLEKSVASAISQGLSASWLPHYCHKKGFRNRGRASVPYAPVNIEVPIANVEDDYKDYYTRYLQSVPEQMHDISCFLPSMISYNAKTLNTSSIDVMERINWLNNQQSEKTAYSNMHNIVKEFSKFSAENKTQTSTESQVKPESAVHPVLPDQETLRNEAKQQIETEKIKTECESLRINIEELQNEIKKLTTRLAQAMITGQNEEKELRISEEQKKIKAKAYELLQDGPENVKKLESAIEASTSKLINLANQWEKHRVPLIMKYRQEREKHSTKANASQKKLDEIKLLKEREKELQEECRNKDQQYSQLVAEVQKLPKEVNRSAYTQRILEIINNVRKQRDEISKVLADTREIQKEINTLNGRLERSFTVVDELIFRDARTNEASRKAYKLLATLHSDCSELVSLVEETGATIREIRDLEEQIDSESAKNVGANLERITADLKQMKQETAALTAQLQSKAS